A portion of the Permianibacter fluminis genome contains these proteins:
- a CDS encoding ABC transporter permease, which produces MNDSIRTSDYLLMALAALRGNPMRSLLTTLGIVFGVASLIAMMAIGNGATARIDKLIQSFGSNTLTVTSGSAQTGGVRMGAGSKPTLRARDADAILREAEGVLAVSPQLNSSGQLIAGNLNWSSQVQGVTSAHLDVANWALAEGRWLEPADGRGAARVAVLGQTVARELFPDRSPIGESLRINRSNFTVIGVLVAKGQTSFGRDQDDVVFVPIETVRRHLLGDPLMADAVGSMLVKAADGVNLDELQLSLGEILRQSHRLSANADDDFQIRNFAQTVAARSETLRIMTGFLAMVAGIALLVGGIGIMNIMLVTVTERTKEIGLRMAVGAAPRAILLQFVIEAGLLALAGGVIGVLLGALAAWAAGKATGMDVIIDSGSVLLGTLSSIATGLFFGYYPALRASRLSPMEALRSE; this is translated from the coding sequence ATGAACGACAGTATCCGCACCAGTGATTACCTGCTGATGGCGTTGGCCGCTTTGCGCGGCAATCCGATGCGCAGCTTGCTGACCACGCTCGGTATCGTGTTTGGCGTGGCCTCACTGATTGCGATGATGGCGATCGGCAACGGCGCTACCGCGCGTATCGACAAGCTGATACAGAGTTTCGGCAGCAACACGCTGACAGTGACCTCGGGTTCGGCGCAAACCGGCGGTGTCCGGATGGGCGCGGGCAGCAAACCGACGCTGCGCGCGCGCGACGCCGACGCCATTCTGCGCGAGGCAGAAGGCGTGCTGGCTGTGTCGCCGCAGCTCAACAGCAGTGGTCAATTGATTGCCGGCAATCTGAATTGGTCCAGTCAGGTACAAGGCGTCACGTCCGCGCATCTCGACGTCGCCAATTGGGCTTTGGCCGAGGGCCGCTGGCTGGAGCCGGCTGACGGTCGCGGTGCCGCGCGTGTTGCCGTGCTGGGCCAGACCGTTGCCCGGGAATTGTTTCCGGATCGCAGTCCCATCGGCGAATCGCTACGCATCAACCGCAGCAATTTCACCGTCATTGGTGTTCTGGTAGCCAAGGGCCAGACCTCATTTGGCCGTGATCAGGATGACGTGGTGTTCGTGCCGATCGAAACCGTGCGGCGTCATCTGCTCGGTGATCCGTTGATGGCCGATGCCGTCGGCAGCATGCTGGTCAAGGCCGCCGATGGCGTCAATCTGGATGAACTCCAGCTCAGCCTTGGCGAGATCCTGCGCCAGAGTCACCGACTCAGTGCCAATGCCGATGATGATTTTCAAATCCGCAATTTCGCCCAGACTGTGGCCGCCCGTAGTGAAACCCTGCGCATCATGACCGGCTTTCTGGCCATGGTCGCCGGTATTGCCTTGCTGGTCGGCGGTATTGGCATCATGAACATCATGCTGGTGACGGTCACCGAGCGCACCAAAGAAATCGGTTTGCGGATGGCGGTGGGCGCCGCGCCGCGGGCAATTTTGCTGCAGTTTGTGATCGAGGCCGGCTTGCTGGCGCTCGCCGGTGGTGTGATCGGTGTGCTGCTCGGTGCATTGGCCGCCTGGGCGGCAGGCAAGGCCACCGGCATGGATGTCATTATTGACAGCGGTAGTGTTTTGCTTGGCACTCTGTCGTCCATTGCGACCGGTTTGTTCTTCGGCTATTACCCGGCGCTGCGGGCATCGCGGCTGAGTCCGATGGAAGCGCTGCGCAGCGAATAA
- a CDS encoding ATP-binding protein: MQRPSLTLRFFLALAVLALAIVVLMTVAMRWSVRHDMVDYVQRREFARLQPLQELLTDSYRQQGDWQFLRGKPDVLAQLIQASGVTERRRERGAGRGADRERRDRFPLSQVPPGAEQPTQEKRNARDEYARSVPEPPADHDAPGFAPPPPPEHEPDPEFANSVRTSTEPELQPPPFGPTHPPGPMRFEMPPLQQRMQVLDADHQLLVGRQPPTQLESIEQAIQLDDRIIGYLQLQLPPLLNEDLEQRFLASQMRTLLLIAGGALLLALIVAWWLGRNLVQPILSVAGTVRQLAEGELDTRTTVSRGDELGQLARDVDQLATTLTANERLRREVMADVSHEFRTPLALLQSKIEAMQDGVLPSDQQTLATLHDATLRLSRMVDDLYQVALADTGALRLHCQDLDLRPLIDEAVADAGDKIAAAGLKASVAGELRLYCHGDRQRLRQVLDNLLHNSVRYTDAGGEISVQLRRDGDHAQLTIEDTAPGVPTPLQEKLFDRFFRVEHSRSRDAGGSGLGLSVVKAIVQAHAGSVSAHPSRLGGLAIVIRLPLAAMSERPA; the protein is encoded by the coding sequence ATGCAGCGTCCGTCGCTGACCCTTCGGTTTTTCCTGGCACTGGCAGTATTGGCCTTGGCAATCGTGGTTTTGATGACCGTGGCGATGCGCTGGAGTGTGCGCCACGACATGGTCGACTACGTGCAGCGGCGCGAATTTGCCCGCTTGCAGCCACTGCAGGAGCTGCTGACCGATAGCTATCGGCAACAGGGCGACTGGCAGTTTTTGCGCGGCAAGCCAGACGTGCTGGCGCAACTGATCCAAGCCAGCGGCGTGACCGAACGGCGACGTGAGCGCGGTGCTGGCCGAGGAGCGGATCGCGAACGCCGCGATCGGTTCCCGCTCAGTCAAGTACCACCTGGTGCAGAACAACCAACTCAAGAAAAGCGCAATGCGCGTGACGAGTACGCGCGATCAGTTCCCGAGCCGCCTGCCGATCATGACGCGCCGGGTTTCGCCCCGCCACCACCGCCCGAACATGAGCCCGACCCCGAGTTCGCAAATAGCGTTCGCACCAGCACCGAGCCGGAATTGCAGCCGCCACCGTTCGGCCCGACCCATCCGCCGGGACCAATGCGGTTTGAAATGCCGCCACTGCAGCAACGCATGCAAGTACTCGATGCCGATCACCAGTTGCTGGTTGGGCGACAGCCGCCGACACAACTGGAATCCATCGAGCAGGCGATTCAACTCGATGATCGGATCATCGGCTATCTGCAATTGCAGTTGCCACCGCTGCTCAACGAAGATCTGGAGCAGCGCTTTCTGGCCAGCCAGATGCGTACGTTGCTGCTGATTGCCGGCGGCGCCCTGTTGCTGGCGCTGATCGTTGCCTGGTGGCTCGGCCGCAATCTGGTTCAGCCGATTTTGTCGGTGGCCGGTACCGTCCGGCAGTTGGCCGAAGGCGAGCTCGACACCCGGACCACAGTCAGTCGCGGTGACGAGCTTGGCCAACTGGCGCGTGATGTCGATCAACTGGCGACCACACTGACTGCCAACGAGCGCTTGCGTCGGGAGGTCATGGCCGATGTCTCACATGAGTTCCGGACGCCGCTGGCCCTGCTGCAAAGCAAGATTGAAGCGATGCAGGACGGCGTGCTGCCGAGTGATCAGCAAACGCTCGCGACGTTGCACGATGCGACGCTACGACTCAGCCGGATGGTGGATGATCTGTATCAGGTCGCACTGGCCGATACCGGCGCGCTGCGGCTGCATTGTCAGGATCTAGATTTGCGCCCGCTGATTGATGAGGCCGTGGCCGATGCCGGCGACAAAATCGCGGCCGCTGGCCTGAAAGCCTCGGTAGCCGGTGAGCTCCGTCTTTACTGTCACGGTGATCGGCAACGGCTGCGGCAAGTGCTCGACAATCTGCTGCACAACTCGGTGCGCTACACCGATGCCGGCGGCGAGATCTCGGTCCAGTTGCGCCGCGATGGTGATCACGCCCAATTGACCATCGAAGATACTGCGCCCGGCGTGCCGACCCCGCTGCAGGAAAAATTGTTTGACCGCTTCTTCCGGGTCGAACATTCGCGCAGCCGTGATGCCGGTGGTAGCGGACTCGGCTTGAGTGTGGTCAAGGCGATTGTCCAGGCCCATGCCGGCAGCGTCAGCGCACACCCTTCGCGGCTCGGCGGTCTCGCGATCGTGATTCGGCTGCCGCTCGCAGCCATGTCGGAGCGGCCGGCATGA
- the lepB gene encoding signal peptidase I → MKATLTKLLKENRSFLLFLVLMFAFRSSFADWNSVPTGSMKPTIIEGDRILVNKLAYDFKLPFTNVSLQRLSEPQRGDIVVFNSAVANKRLVKRLIGLPGDVVALHDNQLFINSEPAQYSEMQPDGDSLIATEQIAGFQHRVRVATGPISASHSFGPVTVPADHYLMLGDNRDNSADSRFIGFVPRTELVGRSQTVVLSFDYDDYYLPRSDRFLHSL, encoded by the coding sequence ATGAAAGCCACACTCACCAAATTGCTGAAAGAAAACCGCTCGTTTCTGTTGTTTCTGGTTCTGATGTTCGCCTTCCGCAGCTCATTCGCGGATTGGAATAGTGTGCCGACCGGCTCGATGAAACCGACCATCATTGAAGGCGACCGGATTCTGGTCAACAAGCTGGCGTACGACTTCAAGCTGCCATTCACCAATGTGAGCCTGCAGCGACTGAGCGAACCACAGCGCGGCGATATCGTGGTCTTCAATTCCGCAGTTGCCAACAAGCGACTGGTCAAGCGCCTGATTGGCTTGCCCGGCGACGTCGTGGCCTTGCACGACAATCAATTGTTCATCAACAGTGAGCCGGCGCAGTACAGCGAAATGCAGCCGGATGGCGACAGCCTGATAGCCACTGAGCAGATCGCCGGCTTCCAGCATCGGGTCCGGGTCGCGACCGGCCCGATCAGCGCCAGCCATTCCTTTGGCCCGGTGACGGTGCCGGCTGATCACTATCTGATGCTGGGTGACAACCGCGACAACAGCGCAGACAGCCGGTTCATCGGCTTTGTGCCGCGCACCGAGCTGGTCGGCCGCTCGCAAACCGTGGTGCTGTCATTCGACTACGATGATTATTATTTGCCGCGGTCGGATCGGTTTCTGCATTCGCTATGA
- a CDS encoding arylesterase, with the protein MNKCNPLTVLALLALLLLPLPTLANTVLVLGDSLSAGYGLQDGEGWVHLLDQRLQKTAPGWSVVNASISGDTTSNGLQRLPASLKQSQPQIVIIELGGNDGLRGTQLPIIKQNLIALVKQAQAAGAKVLLMEMRIPPNYGKKYTERFTGQYSEIAEETGATLVPFFLREVGGRNELMQADGIHPNASGQPKMLDAMWPLLQQVAKLKERK; encoded by the coding sequence ATGAACAAATGCAATCCGTTGACCGTATTGGCCCTGCTGGCGCTGTTGCTGCTGCCACTGCCAACGCTGGCCAATACCGTGCTGGTGCTTGGCGACAGCCTCAGCGCCGGTTATGGCTTGCAGGACGGCGAAGGCTGGGTGCACTTGCTGGATCAGCGCCTGCAGAAAACGGCGCCCGGCTGGAGCGTCGTCAATGCCAGCATCAGCGGCGACACCACCAGCAACGGATTGCAACGCTTGCCGGCGTCGCTCAAGCAAAGCCAACCGCAAATCGTCATCATCGAACTCGGTGGCAACGATGGCTTGCGTGGCACCCAGCTGCCCATCATCAAGCAGAACCTCATCGCGCTGGTCAAGCAAGCGCAAGCGGCCGGCGCCAAGGTGTTGCTGATGGAAATGCGCATTCCACCGAACTACGGCAAGAAATACACCGAACGGTTCACCGGCCAGTACAGCGAAATTGCTGAGGAAACCGGCGCAACGCTGGTGCCGTTCTTCCTGCGGGAAGTCGGCGGCCGCAATGAATTGATGCAAGCCGACGGCATCCATCCAAATGCCAGCGGCCAACCAAAAATGCTGGACGCGATGTGGCCGCTATTGCAGCAGGTGGCCAAACTCAAGGAACGGAAGTAA
- a CDS encoding ABC transporter ATP-binding protein encodes MNTELAGNLAEPENPSKPGTASTPLIRVEQLRKIYRNGEQETIALAEVTTTINAGEYVAIVGASGSGKSTFMTLLGLLDQASAGRYWLDGQDVTTLDLQALARLRNRSMGFVFQSFHLLPRLSALDNVAVPLVYAGVSRDERRERAYQALVAVGLADRWRHFPNQLSGGQNQRVAIARALVNQPRIVLADEPTGALDSRTGKDILALFETLHEQGITLILVTHDQQVAERASRQITFSDGLVIADSRDRAELA; translated from the coding sequence ATGAACACGGAGCTGGCTGGCAATTTGGCCGAGCCCGAAAACCCATCCAAACCCGGCACCGCATCGACACCGCTGATCCGGGTCGAACAGCTGCGCAAGATTTATCGCAACGGCGAACAGGAAACGATCGCGCTGGCGGAGGTTACGACCACCATCAACGCCGGCGAATATGTCGCCATTGTCGGTGCGTCCGGTTCCGGCAAATCGACTTTCATGACCTTGCTCGGCCTGCTGGATCAAGCCAGCGCCGGCCGCTATTGGCTCGATGGTCAGGATGTCACCACGCTCGATCTGCAGGCGCTGGCGCGCTTGCGCAATCGCAGCATGGGTTTTGTCTTTCAGTCGTTCCATTTGTTGCCGCGGCTGTCGGCACTCGACAATGTGGCCGTGCCGCTGGTGTATGCCGGGGTGTCGCGCGATGAACGCCGCGAACGAGCCTATCAGGCGCTGGTTGCCGTTGGTCTGGCCGATCGCTGGCGGCATTTTCCCAATCAATTGTCCGGTGGCCAGAATCAGCGGGTGGCGATCGCCCGCGCGCTGGTCAATCAACCGCGCATCGTACTGGCGGACGAACCCACCGGCGCGCTCGATTCGCGTACCGGCAAGGACATTCTGGCGCTGTTCGAGACACTACATGAGCAAGGCATCACGCTCATTCTGGTGACGCACGATCAGCAGGTGGCGGAACGGGCCAGCCGGCAAATCACCTTTTCTGATGGCCTGGTGATAGCGGATAGCCGCGACAGGGCGGAGTTGGCATGA
- a CDS encoding response regulator produces the protein MNQPTQHPMHPAANTVTVLIVEDEIELAAVLAGYLRREGFAVELMHRGDTVVSAVRQQPPTVLLLDLMLPGQDGLSICREIRQFSSLPILMLTARVEEIDRLLGLELGADDYLCKPYSPREVVARVKALLRRLQPLYGQTAIAAQRLQFDDAALNAKLSGVMLDLTVVEYRLLRQLASHPGRIYSRQQLLDAAHDEHRVVTERTVDSHIKNVRRKLRDAQPHSGELIHSVYGIGYKFDELAGDA, from the coding sequence ATGAATCAGCCAACTCAACATCCAATGCATCCGGCGGCAAATACGGTTACCGTCCTGATCGTCGAAGATGAAATCGAATTGGCCGCGGTGTTGGCGGGCTATCTGCGCCGTGAAGGGTTTGCGGTCGAACTGATGCACCGCGGTGATACGGTGGTCAGCGCTGTGCGGCAACAGCCGCCAACCGTGTTGTTGCTGGATCTGATGCTGCCCGGACAGGATGGCTTGAGCATCTGCCGGGAAATTCGCCAGTTCTCCAGCCTGCCCATTCTGATGCTGACGGCGCGGGTGGAAGAGATCGATCGTTTGCTCGGGCTCGAACTCGGTGCCGATGACTACCTGTGCAAACCGTACAGTCCGCGCGAAGTGGTGGCGCGCGTCAAGGCGCTGCTGCGTCGGCTGCAACCGCTTTATGGCCAGACCGCGATTGCGGCGCAGCGGCTACAGTTTGATGACGCGGCACTGAACGCGAAACTGAGCGGCGTCATGCTGGATCTAACCGTGGTCGAGTATCGCTTGCTGCGCCAGTTGGCCAGTCACCCGGGCCGCATTTATTCCCGCCAGCAATTGCTGGATGCCGCCCATGATGAGCACCGAGTGGTGACCGAACGAACCGTGGATTCGCACATCAAAAATGTTCGGCGCAAACTGCGGGATGCGCAGCCGCACAGTGGTGAACTGATTCACTCTGTTTATGGCATAGGCTACAAATTTGACGAACTTGCTGGCGACGCTTGA
- a CDS encoding efflux RND transporter periplasmic adaptor subunit, with protein MTDTNAGELPFTAKSNNTRRPIGWWLFGLLLCIAAGMYVFWPHDDAQSTYKIAVIDRGPVIRQVAVVGTLNPATTVEVGAQVSGQIIELAADYNSVVKKGQILAKLNPKQFNAKIQQADADLAIARANLSSARAALLEASVNAKDSERQLSRAKDLFARKLLAETDVEAATLKAEQANAQLATKQAQVEVAQASIRQREAVLADANTNLEYTIIRAPVDGMVIQRKVNVGQTLTSNMQTPVLFVLAEAQQAMQLEASVDEADIGVVQVGQPVSFTVDAFGEQKFSGSVASVRMVPTSVQNVVTYTVIIQVNSANQRLLPGMTANANIEIARLDDTLRVANAALRFQPEAGAASEGASRAGGGMVERFASQLQLDEGQKQTLQKRLQEAMSKQNSMPPSPPGAPGSGGNTGNRGVVRDVLKQLRSELKPAQQNRLDEMMAEFGSGTGAVSRKRLWLLDDNGALKAVPVKLGASDESYTAILDGELSPGAEVVIGRERTVP; from the coding sequence ATGACCGATACCAACGCCGGTGAACTGCCGTTCACGGCCAAATCCAACAATACTCGCCGGCCGATCGGCTGGTGGTTGTTCGGCCTGCTGCTGTGCATTGCCGCCGGCATGTATGTGTTCTGGCCGCATGACGATGCCCAATCGACGTACAAGATCGCGGTGATTGATCGCGGCCCGGTGATTCGGCAGGTGGCGGTAGTCGGCACCTTGAATCCGGCAACAACCGTTGAAGTCGGCGCTCAGGTCTCGGGCCAGATCATCGAACTCGCCGCCGATTACAACTCGGTGGTCAAGAAAGGCCAGATCCTGGCCAAGCTCAATCCGAAGCAGTTCAACGCCAAAATCCAGCAGGCCGATGCCGATCTGGCCATCGCGCGGGCCAATCTCAGTTCAGCTAGGGCGGCCTTGCTTGAAGCAAGCGTCAATGCCAAAGATTCCGAGCGGCAATTGAGCCGGGCCAAGGATTTGTTTGCTCGCAAATTGCTTGCTGAAACCGATGTCGAAGCGGCCACGCTGAAAGCGGAACAGGCCAACGCCCAGCTGGCGACCAAACAGGCACAGGTGGAAGTGGCGCAGGCCAGTATTCGTCAACGCGAGGCCGTGTTGGCCGATGCCAATACCAATCTCGAATACACCATCATCCGTGCACCCGTCGATGGCATGGTGATTCAGCGCAAGGTCAATGTCGGCCAGACGCTGACCTCGAACATGCAGACGCCGGTGCTGTTTGTGTTGGCCGAAGCGCAGCAGGCGATGCAGTTGGAAGCCAGTGTCGATGAAGCAGATATCGGTGTGGTGCAAGTCGGCCAGCCGGTTTCATTTACCGTTGATGCATTTGGTGAGCAGAAATTTTCCGGCTCCGTAGCGTCGGTGCGGATGGTGCCCACCTCGGTGCAAAACGTCGTGACCTATACGGTGATTATTCAGGTCAACAGCGCCAATCAGCGTCTGCTGCCGGGCATGACGGCCAACGCCAATATCGAGATCGCCCGGCTTGATGACACGCTGCGTGTTGCCAATGCGGCGTTGCGCTTCCAACCGGAAGCCGGTGCCGCATCCGAAGGTGCTTCACGGGCCGGCGGTGGCATGGTCGAGCGCTTTGCCAGCCAGCTGCAATTGGATGAGGGGCAAAAGCAGACGCTGCAAAAACGGCTGCAGGAAGCGATGAGCAAACAGAACAGCATGCCGCCATCTCCTCCGGGCGCGCCCGGCAGTGGTGGCAATACTGGCAATCGCGGTGTGGTGCGCGATGTGCTGAAACAGCTTCGCAGCGAGCTGAAGCCAGCGCAGCAGAACCGGCTTGATGAAATGATGGCTGAATTCGGTAGCGGCACTGGAGCTGTCAGCAGAAAGCGGCTGTGGCTGCTGGATGACAACGGTGCCTTGAAAGCGGTGCCGGTCAAACTCGGGGCCAGCGATGAAAGCTACACCGCGATTCTCGACGGCGAGCTGAGCCCGGGCGCCGAGGTGGTGATCGGTCGGGAGCGCACCGTGCCATGA